The sequence below is a genomic window from Actinokineospora baliensis.
CGGGCCTGCCGGGGTGTCGTTGAGCCACTGGTCGAACGCGGGGCCGCTGAACGACGGCAGCACGGGCGAGGTCGCCTCCCAGGCACCCTGACGCCCCCAGATGATCCCTGTTCCCCGAGGTCCGAACAGCCATTTGTGCGTTCCGGAGATCAAGAAGTCGCAGCCGAGATCGGCCGGGGTGGCCGCTTCCACGCCCAACGCGTGCACCGCGTCGACGCACAGGAGCGCGTGTTGCTCGGGTGGCAAGGACGCGTTGTGTTCGGCAACCGCGTCGGCGATGGCCCGCACCGGGAGCTTCACCCCGGTCACGGAGTGCACCCAAGTGATGGCAACGATTCTGGTCGTGGGCGTCAGGCCCGCCTTCAGCCTGGCAACGATCTCCTCGGCTGAGGCCGACACGGCCGTCTCATAGAGGCGCACCCGGCGTACTTCCACGCCGCGAAGCCGTAGTGCGTGGTGAGTGGAGAAGAAGTCGTGCTCTGTCGTAAGAACCGATTGCCCCGGTAAGAGGCGAATCCCCGCATAGAGCAGACCGAGACCCATAGTCGTGCTGTCTGTAAGAGCGATGTCCTCTGCGCGGCCACCTAAGTACGCCGCAGCAGCAGCGCGGAC
It includes:
- a CDS encoding aminotransferase class V-fold PLP-dependent enzyme yields the protein MDLNRRRFLAAGSGLAVAAGAVACTADAGTPAQPRPFDPNDWASVREQFPLTRDVRQFAAYVLAASPRSVNEAIDRHRAGLDHDTHAYLDKEAGTAEEAVRAAAAAYLGGRAEDIALTDSTTMGLGLLYAGIRLLPGQSVLTTEHDFFSTHHALRLRGVEVRRVRLYETAVSASAEEIVARLKAGLTPTTRIVAITWVHSVTGVKLPVRAIADAVAEHNASLPPEQHALLCVDAVHALGVEAATPADLGCDFLISGTHKWLFGPRGTGIIWGRQGAWEATSPVLPSFSGPAFDQWLNDTPAGPTTAEAFTPGGYHTFEYRWALAEAFRFHLAIGRDRVQARTREQVQRVQDEIRKMPS